In Mycobacterium sp. Aquia_213, the sequence CCCGCACTGCCCGGCATTTTCGCGATCGAAGTAGGCCAGCACCGCCGCCGCGACCGCGACGGGGCAATCGTCGGTGATCACCGAGACTGCACCACAGCCCAGACCGCTGCCGAGGCGCCGCATCGTTTCGTGGTCGAGCGAGGTCTGCAGCACGGTGCGGTTGAGCAGGCCGGCGAAATACCCACCCATCAGCGCTCCACGTACCTGCTCTGGGGAAATACCGTGCAGGGCAAGCAATTCAGTGAAAGCCAAACCGTGGGGTAGCTCGTAAAGGACCGGCGGTTTGCCGCCACCGGTGATGGTGGCCAAAAACGTGCCCGGCGACAGCGACGTGCCCTGCGACCGGAACTCCGACGAGCCGTGACCCTGTAGGTAGGGCAGATTGGCCAGCGTCTCGACATTGCTGACCAACGTGGGCCGATCATCGACACCGGCCTCGAAGGGGCGCGGCGGCTTATCGGTCGGCTTGGCCGGGCCGCCGTTGATCGCCCGAACCGCGGCGGTCTCCTCACCGGCCACATACCCGGGCGCCACCGTCAGTACGTGGACCGTGACGCCTAGCGTGTCGGAATCGAGCTCGCCGAGCGCGGTTTCGACGCTGTGCGCCGACTCCGGGTCGGACACATACACGTAGGCGCGGTCCGCGGCCACGATCGCGGCGGCCAGTCGAAGCCCATCCAAGACCAGGTGTGGGCGATTGCGCAGCAGCCAGCGGTCCTTGACCGAAGCCGGTTCTCCCTCTTCGCCATTCGCGACGACGACGGGGCCAGCGGTGTCCGCGATCAGACGCCCGTTGTCGCGCACTGTCCGCAGCTTCACCACGAGGGGAAAGGCGGCGCCGCCGCGGCCGACGAGTCCGCTGGATTCGACTTCGCTCAGCAATGCCTCGGCGTCGGCGAGCGGGCGGTAGCCGCCGAGCCGTCGATAGGCCACGAGGTCCTCGCGGCCTTGTTCAATGAGCAGCCGCGGTGTGCACCCGGGAAGGGTGGCGGTGGTGATGGTCGTGGACTGGGTGGTGTTCAAAGCTGGCCTGCCATCGTCTTAGTTAGGCTTGCGCCCATGCGAACTGCCGTGGTGCGTGTCAACGTCGACCCGGAAAGCGTGCTCACGCCCGCACAACTAGGTGAGGGCATGGCAGCGCTCCTCGAACTCGCGGCGCAGGCCGGCGCGGGCGTGGTCGAGAACGACCTGGGGTCCATGCCCAAAAGCCGCCGTGAAGTCGAAGTGCTCGTCGCGGCCGAAGACGGCGACACGGCCAAAGAAACTGCGATAGGTTGGTGCGCCAAGGTATTCAGCGTCACCCCGGTCCCGGGCGTGATCACGTTTGTCAGCCGCGGAACCGATGACGACGCCCACGGCGTGCTCTCCGCGTTCGGCCTCACCGGTGACATCGTGCGCACCCCCGGCGACGAAGGATTCGACGTCGTCTACGTGACGCTGCGGGAGGCGGACCTCGAACGCATTCCGGAAAGCCGAGTCCACACGGCGCTGGAAGCGTCGCTCAATTGCGAAGTCCACATTCGCGTCGTGTAGCGCCATTACGAGCCCAGGAACTCGAGAATCGCGGGTGCCGCCTGCACCCAAGTGTCGAACATGTTGAAGTGCTTGACCCGGCCCGCCGCGCGGTCCTCGGACGCACGCTCCCAGGCGTCCTCGGGCCACGGCGGGTCGATCAGCTTCGATCCCTTGATCAGGCAGCTGACTTCCAGCGACGTCCGCTTGGGGTGATCCATGTCGTTCTCGCCGCCACGAATGATCAACGTGGGAACCTTTATCCGGTCGAACATTTCGTCCTCGACACCGGGAATCGTCTGCCCCGGCTTGGAAACGAATGCGTTGAGCCAGCGCAGCATGATCTTGAGGAAGTCGGCGGATTCGAAGTCGAGGAACCGTTGCTTGTTGGCGGGGTTCTCCGCGATCCGGTCGCGCCATTCGGTCACCTGCACCACGCCGTCCATCCCGGTGCCGCGCACCGCGAGAATGCTCGGGATGATGTAGAAGGAGCCGAGCACGAAACTGCCGTAGATGCCGCCGACGATGTTCCACACAACGAGCTTGGTGACCATCTCGGGGTAGAGCATCGTCGTCAGCATGGAATCCCTTGCGCCGCCGGATCCTCCGGCGAGAATGCAGCGCTCGAAGCCCAGCCCGGTGACCAGCTTGTGCAGTGTCTCGGCGCGCATGTGCGACTCGCTTTGCCCGTAGAACTGGACATCGGAGGCCCCGCAGTTGGGCCGGTCCCACAGCAGCACCCGGTAGCCACCCGCGGCCAATGCTTCCGCGAGCGGACGCAAGCCTTCGATTTCCTTGCTGAACCGCCCGCCGGGCGTCAGGGCGATGAGATCACCTGAGTCACCGAGGATTTCGTAGACGACATTTCCCCCGTTGATCTCGATTGAAGGCACGCGTTTCTCCTGTAGTTAGGCCTGGACCAGAACGTCGTTGCCGACGACACGCACCGGATAGGTGCGGATACTCCACTCCGGCTTGACCGCGGTGGTGCCGGTCGCCAGCTCGAAACCCCATTGGTGCCAAGGGCAGTAGATGAACTCGAGGTCTCGCACCATCACCGCGTCGCCGGGCACGGTCTCGTCGACGATCGTCCGTCCGCGCGGGCGCCCCGAGCACAGCGGACCGCCCTCGTGTGGGCAGTAATTCGCGATGGCGTAGAAGGTGCCGTTGACGTTGTAGACACCGACGCCGTGACGTCCGATCGGTACCAGCTTGTGCTTGCCCGGCGGAATCTCGTCTACGGTGGCGACAACGTGCTCGCGGCCCTGGGCGAGACGTGGCTCGGGCCGTTTGGTTTCCTCCGTCAACTCAGAGCACCCGAGTCTGACCCTCGAGGACCGGGACGGTCTCGGG encodes:
- a CDS encoding Rieske (2Fe-2S) protein, whose amino-acid sequence is MTEETKRPEPRLAQGREHVVATVDEIPPGKHKLVPIGRHGVGVYNVNGTFYAIANYCPHEGGPLCSGRPRGRTIVDETVPGDAVMVRDLEFIYCPWHQWGFELATGTTAVKPEWSIRTYPVRVVGNDVLVQA
- a CDS encoding NADH-ubiquinone oxidoreductase-F iron-sulfur binding region domain-containing protein is translated as MNTTQSTTITTATLPGCTPRLLIEQGREDLVAYRRLGGYRPLADAEALLSEVESSGLVGRGGAAFPLVVKLRTVRDNGRLIADTAGPVVVANGEEGEPASVKDRWLLRNRPHLVLDGLRLAAAIVAADRAYVYVSDPESAHSVETALGELDSDTLGVTVHVLTVAPGYVAGEETAAVRAINGGPAKPTDKPPRPFEAGVDDRPTLVSNVETLANLPYLQGHGSSEFRSQGTSLSPGTFLATITGGGKPPVLYELPHGLAFTELLALHGISPEQVRGALMGGYFAGLLNRTVLQTSLDHETMRRLGSGLGCGAVSVITDDCPVAVAAAVLAYFDRENAGQCGSCFNGTAAMAAAAGALRDGAATKEDVDRLRRWSVLLRGRGACATLDAATNIAASLLDQFPAEVTAHLDGTCPDCAGGAFRADRPYEAEVVRHA
- a CDS encoding alpha/beta fold hydrolase, whose translation is MPSIEINGGNVVYEILGDSGDLIALTPGGRFSKEIEGLRPLAEALAAGGYRVLLWDRPNCGASDVQFYGQSESHMRAETLHKLVTGLGFERCILAGGSGGARDSMLTTMLYPEMVTKLVVWNIVGGIYGSFVLGSFYIIPSILAVRGTGMDGVVQVTEWRDRIAENPANKQRFLDFESADFLKIMLRWLNAFVSKPGQTIPGVEDEMFDRIKVPTLIIRGGENDMDHPKRTSLEVSCLIKGSKLIDPPWPEDAWERASEDRAAGRVKHFNMFDTWVQAAPAILEFLGS